Proteins from one Primulina huaijiensis isolate GDHJ02 chromosome 18, ASM1229523v2, whole genome shotgun sequence genomic window:
- the LOC140964661 gene encoding uncharacterized protein, which translates to MEDSKVKKRPRDESEEDSVEVEIDSPEVKKLRENLLEDDEVECCAEVEDLDFYMRSFEEEIRSSPAALDVTSDSCEKQPVLGYLLEASDDELGLPPTTSSSPDMEAKLVRAESESSELGGETWGFDGEIPGYDQLMLGIGEAEDCGDEFAVLDGLFELSDFASGDFAWRPETLPT; encoded by the coding sequence ATGGAGGATTCGAAGGTGAAGAAGCGTCCGCGGGATGAGTCGGAGGAGGACTCGGTCGAGGTGGAGATAGACTCGCCGGAGGTGAAAAAGCTGCGGGAGAATCTTCTGGAGGATGACGAGGTGGAGTGTTGCGCCGAGGTTGAAGATCTGGACTTTTACATGAGGAGCTTCGAGGAGGAGATTAGGAGTTCTCCGGCGGCTTTGGATGTGACTTCTGATTCCTGTGAGAAGCAGCCGGTACTGGGATATTTGCTCGAGGCGTCAGACGACGAGCTTGGGCTGCCTCCAACGACTTCTTCTTCGCCAGATATGGAAGCTAAGCTGGTTCGAGCTGAGTCGGAGTCGTCGGAGCTTGGCGGTGAGACTTGGGGATTCGACGGCGAGATTCCGGGGTACGACCAGTTAATGCTTGGGATAGGGGAGGCGGAGGACTGCGGCGATGAATTCGCGGTGTTGGATGGGTTGTTCGAGTTATCGGATTTCGCGTCGGGTGATTTCGCATGGAGACCCGAGACGCTGCCGACCTAA